The following are encoded together in the Triticum dicoccoides isolate Atlit2015 ecotype Zavitan chromosome 6B, WEW_v2.0, whole genome shotgun sequence genome:
- the LOC119326815 gene encoding uncharacterized protein LOC119326815 → MEGPFKGHPPHGCRIEFFGVRVFHVDEDTKVEKAEFFYERGNFLASFLVCAYYFCFCCIGFRLPCDERRLKRDGIDETCLSLASIVFRLSLSLLGGRRPSSAPCPSKRALDPPPQPRHRHRHRRPWRCSSVAQSSSQGGCPS, encoded by the exons atggagggcccgttcaagggccACCCTCCGCACGGCTGTCGCATCGAGTTCTTCGGCGTCCGTGTCTTCCAC GTCGATGAAGACACCAAGGTGGAGAAGGCAGAGTTCTTCTACGAGCGTGGCAACTTCCTCGCAAGCTTTCTTGTCTGCGCCTACTACTTCTGCTTCTGCTGCATCGGCTTTAGGTTGCCCTGTGACGAGAGGAGACTAAAGCGCGACGGAATCGACGAAACATGCTTGTCACTAGCTAGTATTGTCTtcaggctctctctctctctcttgggagGACGCCGCCCTTCCTCTGCTCCCTGTCCAAGCAAGCGAGCTCTGGATCCACCCCCACAACCACGACATCGGCACCGGCACCGGAGGCCGTGGAGATGCAGCTCCGTCGCGCAGTCATCGAGCCAAG GAGGATGCCCGAGCTGA